The following are encoded in a window of Sphaeramia orbicularis chromosome 20, fSphaOr1.1, whole genome shotgun sequence genomic DNA:
- the LOC115411084 gene encoding neuritin-like produces the protein MDEKTAVSSYTSRRVSLRLTGWNRTLFLSSPKTINQSASLCRLTNHGAPPMARPRRDEAGDPWAERRLLWEPIHDTVLVSAGQCDSVFKGFSDCLLKLGDNMANYPQDLDDTENLHKICSYWDNFHSCATTALADCQEGATDLWEKLKKESRNLDFRGSLFELCGGSNGAPRSAGAGGVAVLLASLPTILTWLAF, from the exons atggatGAAAAGAC TGCCGTCTCCTCCTACACGTCACGCCGTGTTAGTCTCCGTCTGACGGGCTGGAACCGGACGCTGTTCCTGTCGTCTcccaaaacaatcaatcaatcagcctCACTCTGCCGCTTAACGAACCACGGCGCCCCGCCCATGGCCCGCCCACGGCGTGACGAAGCCGGCGACCCGTGGGCGGAGCGGCGTCTCCTGTGGGAGCCGATACATGAT ACGGTGTTGGTCAGTGCTGGTCAATGTGACTCGGTGTTTAAAGGTTTCTCCGACTGTCTGTTGAAGTTGGGGGATAACATGGCCAACTACCCCCAGGACCTGGACGACACCGAGAACCTGCACAAGATCTGCTC TTACTGGGATAACTTCCACTCCTGTGCCACGACGGCACTGGCCGACTGCCAGGAGGGGGCAACGGACCTGTGGGAGAAGCTGAAAAAGGAGTCCCGCAACCTGGATTTCCGTGGGAGTTTGTTTGAACTCTGTGGCGGCAGCAACGGCGCCCCCAGATCCGCCGGTGCCGGGGGTGTGGCCGTGCTCCTAGCCTCGCTGCCCACCATACTGACTTGGCTGGCGTTTTAA